In Cryptomeria japonica chromosome 5, Sugi_1.0, whole genome shotgun sequence, the genomic window aTGTGTGCATAATACTGGACATCTTCATGTGTTCTGAATGTAACCAACCATGTTGGAGAGAGTGGGAAATTACAAGTAGGGGAACGGTGATGGGGTCATCTTCTAGGTATGCCACCTCATGGTATAAGACTGGGGAGTCCCATGGGGCCAAAGGGGTACAAAAGGTACTGCCTGTGGGCTTAGAAAGGATGGACTTTCAGGGTACCCTATTGTGAATGCTCCTCATGCTCTCTATCATGGTGGATGAATTAATCAAGAATGTTCAATCATAGGAAGTAGAATAAAAGTAGCAGATTAAGGGGAATGGTTATAGAACACCTCACTAGGTACatcacctcatatggatggcatgggccacgaggccaagagggatggtatatctgctcttgggcctagggtagaggatcccTAGGGCACCCTATCAAGTCACCTTATCCTAGCTTCCCTATGATTGAATTTCCCCAATAAATTAGAGATATCTTATGCTTAAGTTTATGTTCTAATCCTAGTAGGAAAGTTTcttggaattgtgattttagggcaaaaactcGGGCGTTTACAAAAAAGGCACATTACAGATGTTGAACCCAAAGATGCCACACAAGTTGATGAGGCACAAGAGTGATTGGTTGGGATTCCATTGGATGAGGTAGCCACTCACAATGACAGTGACTCAAACTAGAGCTCCAATATTGATGGAATGTTACTAAATGCCAATTAGGGGCAAtgacatttaatattttctatgtttttgtcaTCTTGTAGTTGAAATTTGCAACCTTTGggcattttgttgtaatttttatataatttatatgcacattgacaatgaaagAAATTAAACTTTGTTAATTTGTTTGTTCAATATCATGCGAAATCTCAGTTCAGGTCTGATATTATGTATCAAGGTTATATAAAGTATGTAATGAATGCCTTATCAATGCcatcatataaatatttgaaatttccttattattttatgttttcttgttttttAATAGCCATCCCCTACTGTCCCATAAAAAATGACCTTCCAGAAAACCATCTTGGAAACATGTCCCTCTGTCCCAAAAACTTGGTGTAACTTAGGTTCATATACCATGGTGGATATGTGGAGATAACAATGGCAAAATAGAaactttatttagttatttatttattaataaaaaagtAACTTTTAATCTATTATTCTATTACATATTGATTTTATTAATATTGTATCAAGTTAATATATACTActatatgaaataaaataaaaaaatatgtttgcTTTTCTTATTGggttgtaaatatgtatatatttataatttttatatgtttttgaatGAAGAAACCCAAAATGTACCCAACCTTGAATTTTCCTTTTACCCAAACCAATACTAGGATTCGTAAAAATTTAAGATTAAAGGCCCACTCAAACATTAACAAAGAAAGCCTCAGTAAGTGTTGTCTACCAGAAATGGACATAATTCAGTTCATTCAAAGTACAAAACATAAGAAGTCCTTATTGTTAACAAGAAAAAGGGGGAAACACAAACCAAAATTCTGAGCCTCGTGTAATTTTTGTATTTTATACCTCAAACTCGATTATACAAAGAGAACAAGGAGTTAATTCAAACTGTACCTTAACTAGTTAACAAAACACTGAACCATGCAACATTCATAAGTCATAACACATCACATATGGAACTCCAGTATATTTGTTATCAAAGATCATTTATGTACATTTGTATAGGTTATTCCCCCTTTGCTTTATCCCTGtatctccacacacacacacacactttttcTCTATTCTCAATATCTATCTCTTTGCATCTTATCTATTACAAATATCCATCTAACGAGACATGACTCATTAATGCTGCTCCTATTCTACATGATGTCTCTTCGGTTTGTGGCTCTGCAAGCTCTTTCAAAATGTTGACTTGTCCTCAAGCCAACACTACTCTAGATTGGTATGATAGTGTTTAAGTCGGACTCCATAACATAACATTGTAGAATTGTTCCCTCTAATCTTCTTAGTCCGATTCCACCAGAATCCAAAATGTCATTGATTAGATAGGGCCCGAGCCGCCAGACCTTCAATTTTCCTTGTTTCTTAAACTTGCTATCATATAAAAGCACCACATCATCAACCTGAAATTGTTTGGATTTGATATTGTGGTCATGCCAAGCCTTTTGCCATCTTCTTTCTATCAACAAATGATGTTCCGCAAGTTGTCTGGCTTCGTCTAACTTGTCTGATTCTTCAAGCCTTTGCTTGATGGAGTTGTCATCTATTAGCCTCAAAAAGAGCGTTGTTCGAAGATTGTGGACGATGAAGTTGATAAGTAAGCTAGCTTCCAGCCCATAGACAAGTTCAAAGAGAGTAAACTTGGTGGAACAGCCTACTACCCAATGGACTCCCCATTGATAATATGGTTAAATTTGTAGGCACATCGAAATGCTTAACTGCCCGTCCCCAGAAGAGTCCGGGGCCGAGCTAGGGCCCCATGATTTCTGTAAAAACACGGATAATCAGAAACCCCAGAACCAGAAAGCTACAGAGTCAAATCTAAGAGAACCACCTAGTTACGCTCagcaaaaaaaatttaaactcGGAAGATACCCCGGGATCAGGAGGATACATAATCAAATCGAAGGGCAGTTTCAATTGCGAAGAAAAGCATACTAATTTCCAAAGCAAGGCCCCGACATAGAACCCAAGGGACGTGAAACATGGACCAATTGAGTAAAATTTGGCATCAAACACTCGAGCAACTACCATCGCTTTTTTTAATTTAACGCAATGAAAACCCCTCACTCGTGGGGAAGAAAGCCCAAATCATAGAGAAAAGAGAAGTCTAAGGATACAGGCATACATGCATCCGTCTAATAGAACCATTTCACTAAATGCAGAATAAAATAAGAGCCAATGATTCTAAAAACAAAAcgaaacaaaaaattacaaatgaaAAACCCTTACAAGAGTCTTCCAAGGGCATTGATGCGTCCGCTGTCACCTTCATTATCTCCTCCTCGACCTCTCCACCGGTTGTCATTATACCCATGTTGCCCACCTTGTCTAGAATTATATCCTTCATAATTCTGCGATGCACTCGAATTTCTGCCATTATAATCCTGTCTGAAACCCTTGTTCCCAGCGAAGCTCGAACGGTCGTCCCTTTGTTTCTGCCTCGACTCCAGCTGCGACGGCCGCAAGTTTACGGCCTCTTCTTCGCCAGACTTATGCGAAGGCCCCCTTTCTCCACCACCTGATCTCTCCTTGGCAATATCAGCCCTGATCTTTTCAGCTCTCTTATCCTGCACCACTGTAGAAGCATTAATTTCATTTACCTTTTGGTGTTTGTTTTCTCCCGGCCCCCTTTCTCCGCCATCTGATCTCTCCTTTACAATTTCAGCCGTACTCTTTTCAGCTCTCTTATCCTGCACCGCTGCAGAAGCATTACTTTGAGTCGCATTTTCCTGTTCGCTTTTTCCCGCCGTTAAAACCCTCGTTTGTCCTCCTGCCGATACAATACCAGAGCTTGTGCCGCATGGAGCGCAATTCGAAGCAGGAGGAGCATTATTATTATTACCAGTGTTGCTCGTCTCTGACGCTTTCAAGGCGTCTGCTTTGGCTTTCCGCGCGTCTTTTTTTTCCCTGGTAAGCCTCGGCATGGCTCGTCCGATTCTGCAGAGATTGACAACTACTCTGAAACCTATTGATGAAACTGAAATTTGTTGTCTTGGGGTTTTGATAAAGAAACAGTTACACATACAGTAGAGCAAAACTTTAGTTGCAGGACGTTTCAGAGGTGACGGCTTTCAGAGTAACTAAGATGGCGCTTTGTTCATGTGAAGGTCatttccaaaataaaggatgcaaaAAAGGTTGGTACGTAGGAGCTGGCTTCCACAAAGTAAAAGTCTTTTTTCAAGGGTTTACGTATTTTATCTTAATAGAAGGTAAAGTAGGTTTaagataaattaaataataattatattagtGTTTTCATGTATTgggtaataattatttatttaattattagtttattatatTCTACCCTTAAATTAAATTTAGGTATTTAATAATATCATAAGGTAATTATTAAATATACTTTATTTCTTTAAGGTTTCTTTAAGTTACAAATTCTTCTTTTATAagaattgtattgtactttttatttatTGTCTTTCTGAATGTTATAAAAAAATTCAGAGCTATTATTGTTctttgccttcatttttctcttatgacaggtattttgcttgtaggtgttcttggaatctctgaagttgtatttctcaacttcttcatggtatcagagcctacatctgctactacttgttcctgattttttagaagattttttggaggctagggtttcaagtttttcaaagttttttatttGCATCTGCAGAGTTTTTTATTTCTGagcattttgggctcaaatggacTTCACCGTTGAGCTCAAAACACTCAAAAACCCccatttgcaattaaaatttgtctaatttggacaactttggctctaagaattttttattttttttgttttgtgccCTTTTTTGGGCacggattttttttaaaaatcgaaaaaaaaaatggCACGTTTTTTCGAGACACAAATATCTATACGGTCATACTTAACCTGCGTCAAAaaaaatttaagggattttgattttCGGCTACTGATATCAGCATGACATCATGCTGACATTAGCAGTACAGACTGCACAATGACCCTTttagaccctctttgtgccctaaaagagggtttttttttcttttgaccatAACTTGAGCATACGATATTGATTTTGGGCATACGATATTGATTTTGGGCATAGGATATTGATTTTCGGCAAAcgagatatcgttggaaagctagTTTCATCTATTTTCTagatttgtgggtttcatcacctaTTTTTTCTGCTAGCTATagccatttgaagtcagaggtgttGTTTTTAGTCCTGAGTTCATAACTTTTCGTTAGTTTCTCCATTTTTTGCGATTCCAGTGATGTTGGGACAGTGTTTCAGAGCTTTTCACAGCCATCCATGTACTTTTGGGGGATTTTACTCcgggtacattttattcagttttttgtgttttcacactctagtgaattacttggacatttgaGATCCTGGAAACTTCTCATTTTGGTGAAATGACTTTTTGTTGGTTGTGCTTCATGTATTTCCAGTCTTTTGTCTTCTTTGAACATTGAAGttgtcattttgtaagcattttctttttTTGCAAACACACTTAGATAAAGTGACAttatgccttgcatgcttgggatcttgcacatgtgtgccttattgtactcgcactccattataaagtgtcatggggggttagatgtttgcctttgtttgtcatctacctttgtcacgtgaatGTTCCTTCCATGGCATTAGCCtcgtgatgtgtgtcaagtgagtgttccttctacgACACTAACCTTTATGTGTTTTTGTACTTTCTGCTGCactctcgatgttcctggttcttcgtcatgcaatttttcttggcattcaatttcaatgtacctataacctctcccttgtcagcattgtGGGAGATTCTACTATTGgtgttaatgcttccttggttcgttagtttgagctatgtattcagtatttgttcctatgt contains:
- the LOC131063748 gene encoding uncharacterized protein LOC131063748 isoform X1: MCNCFFIKTPRQQISVSSIGFRVVVNLCRIGRAMPRLTREKKDARKAKADALKASETSNTGNNNNAPPASNCAPCGTSSGIVSAGGQTRVLTAGKSEQENATQSNASAAVQDKRAEKSTAEIVKERSDGGERGPGENKHQKVNEINASTVVQDKRAEKIRADIAKERSGGGERGPSHKSGEEEAVNLRPSQLESRQKQRDDRSSFAGNKGFRQDYNGRNSSASQNYEGYNSRQGGQHGYNDNRWRGRGGDNEGDSGRINALGRLLSRILRHQAPQLGLKVRSDGYVVVKDLLRLRTKTSAGLPLNAHSVDDLKEAVKRDDKQRFGLREENGQLLIRANQGHSLETINSVDLLEPVLSAEEVPVCMHGTYMEYLASIKKEGLKRMTRNHVHFAAGYSRQDGVISGVRHDCEVFIHMNVSKYLNDGMKLYRSENGVILAEGRDGVVPPEYFAEIEIPGKKRNNNL
- the LOC131063748 gene encoding uncharacterized protein LOC131063748 isoform X2, with the protein product MCNCFFIKTPRQQISVSSIGFRVVVNLCRIGRAMPRLTREKKDARKAKADALKASETSNTGNNNNAPPASNCAPCGTSSGIVSAGGQTRVLTAGKSEQENATQSNASAAVQDKRAEKSTAEIVKERSDGGERGPGENKHQKVNEINASTVVQDKRAEKIRADIAKERSGGGERGPSHKSGEEEAVNLRPSQLESRQKQRDDRSSFAGNKGFRQDYNGRNSSASQNYEGYNSRQGGQHGYNDNRWRGRGGDNEGDSGRINALGRLLSRILRHQAPQLGLKVRSDGYVVVKDLLRLRTKTSAGLPLNAHSVDDLKEAVKRDDKQRFGLREENGQLLIRANQGHSLETINSVDLLEPVLSAEEVPVCMHGTYMEYLASIKKEGLKRMTRNHVHFAAGYSRQDGVISDGMKLYRSENGVILAEGRDGVVPPEYFAEIEIPGKKRNNNL